The following is a genomic window from Trachemys scripta elegans isolate TJP31775 chromosome 16, CAS_Tse_1.0, whole genome shotgun sequence.
tgtcaagcgattaaaacaaTCCATCATCAGGACAgaggcatgtcctctggaatggtggccaaggcatatgaatgtttagcatatctggtatttaatacaatgtcacctgaaagtgagaacaggcgttcgcatggcacttttgttctcactttcaggtgacattgtaaataagaagccggcagcattatctcccgtaaatgtaaacaaacttgtttgtctgagcgattggctgaacaagaagtaggactgagtggacttgtcggtcctaaagttttacattgttgtgttattgagtgcagttatataacaaaaaaaatcaacatttgtaagttgcactttcacgctaaagagattgcactacagtacttgtatgagttgaattgaaaaatactacttagtcatttttacaatgcaaatatttgtaatcaaaagtaatataaagtgagcactgtacacttggtattctgttgtaattgaaatcaatatatttgaaaatgtggaaaaacaaatattattctattattgtttaacagtgtgattaaaactgcgattaacttctttaattgcaattaatttttttgagttaatcgcatgagttaactgtgattaaatcGACAGCCCTCGTTTTTACTGGTTAGCTGTACCAAAGTAGTGGCTAGGTGCTCCTGTCGCAGACCAGGACCCCGCTGTGCTAAGTgacgtacaaacacagaacagacaaTTTTCACCGTCGCAGAATTTACTATCaaaggcaagagacaacagatgataCAGGCCGACTGACAGAtgagcacaaggaaacaacaaggaaaaaaatatctATATATTGGTCACTCCGATATGTTCAGGTATGGCCCTTGTGGAGTGGATAAGGCAGATTGGAGTGAATTATCAGCTTtgatttacaacacagaatttaAATCCCGTCTAGTCTCCGCAGGTTGATTTGTAAGGACTGCAGGAGGTTTTGATGTTACCAACTTCGGCAGGGAGTACAGCGATTCACAGCAGTATGTTGTGCCGAAAATTGAATGAGTCGCACACTGGTCTTCTTGGTTGAGGATACTTCGTTCCTGGCACTTGCTTCCAGAACTCGATTGCAGACTGATTTATGCATCATCTTTAGAAATGGAACTCCAGGAGGACCAGGCTCTATAGTAAGGGTTTCCGTAAGCATGGTTTTGGGAATTGGACAGTCATCGTTGATCACATCAACCATGAATGGGGTTACAAGAAAGGCAAAGCAGGATCTTAACTTCTGCAAGTCTTCAAACCTGGCCAGAAGGTCATCAAGCAGTCCTTGAAATTTACCTCTGAATTCCTCGAGTTTGTGATCTTCTACTTTGATTTCGGGGAATATGTTTACCCTCCTCTTGAGGTGGGGAAAGTGGTTGAAGTCTCTTGACACTATGTCTCTTTCCAGAAGCTTTAACTTGTTCTGGAAGATGAAGACTGTCTGAGTAAGCTCAGAAATAATCTTATCCTTCCACGGAAACGGAGCAAACAAATATCACTAGTTGGGGTTTATCTTGTATAtctgtggatttgtcaagagctaGGCTGAATGCTAGCGAATTCTTTAGATCGTTTTGCTTCTTGCTTGCAACATTTAGCACTGATCTGGGAAGATACGCGTCTCCATAGTGTGGCAAGAAATTGGAATCTGTTTTGTTAGTCGTTGAAGTTGTGTGTTATTTGGATCTAAAATTGCAACCACTTCCACAATATTCTTCATCAGCATATGGATGTTTAGCACGAGCGATATTCCAGGACATAATAAAACTGGCTTCAGTCGTTGTGTCAGCTTCCTTACTGAATGCTGAAAGCAGCGTCTGCTGACTGTTTAGGTGTAATTTTAATGCGGTTAGCTTGTTCTTCCTTAATTCTGATTCAGGAGGGTATTTAGATTAAAGTTATTGTGATTTGTTTCATAGCGATGTTTCAAGTTGCTCGCTTCGTAGTGAATGAGCGATGCATTGCAGATAAGGCACAGAGGTTTGCCACCTTTAACAGTAAATGCAAACTCTTCCTCCCATTCTGGCTCAAAACTTCGGTTTTCTTCTTCATACTTGCATTTCTTACAAGTTGAAGAGGATATTGTCATTCATGAAATTAACATAGGGTTAACGCAAACCTAAAAGCTATTCAAATGCAACTTATGAACCATAAACACAGCCTGTATTCTGCAGAATGCAGAGAGATCGCGAGCACACCGGGTCTGTACAGAACAAAGTCTAAATACAGAAAGACAAAATTTCCTGAAATTTCTCTGCAAGCCCTGCACTTTAACGAGAAGAACGGCACTGTGGCTCACGAACTGCAGCTTGGCCATACTTGACCTATAACTAGGTCTCTACccaattcatggtccattttggtcaatgtcacacagggagggatagctcagtggtttgagcattggcctgctaaacccagggttgtgagttcaatccttgagggggccacttggggatctggggcaaaaatcagtacttggtcctgctagtgaaggcagggggctggactcgatgacctttcaaggtcccttccagttctaggagatgggataggattttaaaaatagtaaatatcatgatttcaacaatttaaatctgaaatttcacagggttataattgtaggagtcctgacccaaaaaggagttggggggagcCACAaggagtgtgggtgggggtgggggtgttgcgGTACTGCTGTGCCACtgctggtggctctgccttcagggctgggtgcccggccaacagcgGCCGCTCTCTggccccccagctctgaaggtaagTGTAGaagtggcaataccgcaacccccctgcaacttccttttgggcgaggacccccaatttgagacaAGCCAgtctcccttgtgaaatctgtCTAGTATAGGGTAAAGGGACACACAAGACCAGACTTCATGCTCAgcgacacatttttcatggccacgaATTTGGTGGGGGCCCGCCTGTAACACACGGCGCTCTAAGCGCTGCTCCTGCTGCGGGGGCTGTTTGTTTTTCACGCCCCACCTCACCTTTTTCAGTTTCTGCTGCTGGATCACCCGGGCTTTCTTGGGAGCAATTATCCGGCCTGGAAGAGAGacggggcagaggggagagaagcCTTTGGACCCAGGGAAGCAGCTGAAGGGCCCCAGGGGGGGGATCCCCAGCCTGTGGGGCCAGAGCGCTCCCGGGAGGGGCCTGGGGGAGAAGAGTGGAGGGCAAACAGgtcactcccccccccgccccccgctaacccccccccgccgcccccgtgCCCCGctaacccccccccgccccggggccccgctaccccccccccgccgtgccCGGTGGTCTCGGGGCCCCGCACGGGGTCAGCtgggcctggccccgcccccaggccgCTCACCTCCCTTCCGGGGTCCCCGGACCCCCTGGGGGGCCGCCGCCTTCTTCCCCCCGCCCAGCTTCTGGGCCTGGAACTTCTGCTTCCCCTGAGCCATGAGGCGGCCTCCACAGCCGGCAGAGCCCCAGGGCACGCCGGGATACAGCGGGGCGGGAGAAACGTCACTTCCGGTGCATGCCGGGGTACAGAGAGGCACGCCATGCGCCCAGTGCACGCCGGGATACAGAGGGGCGGGGAGAAACGTCACGTCCAATGCATGCCGGGATACAGAGGGGCGGGGAGAAACGTCACGTCCGATGCATGCCGGGATACAGAGGGGCGGGTGCAAAGCACGCTCCCAGGGCAACCTTGCCAGGATATACAGAGAGGCACACTAACCCCAGTGCATGCCGGGATACAGAAGGGCACACTAACCCCAGTGCATGCCGGGATACAGAAGGGCACACTAACCCCAGTGCATGCCGGGATACAGAAGGCCCTGGGGGGCAGTGAGATCACCCCACCCAATTCCAGATACCcttatccccccctccccccatgcaaaGCTCTGAGGGTGCCGGGGCCTCCTGGGGAAGCTCCCTCTGCCCCCCGTTTGCTGGGGCAGGTTCTGCCAGGCCACGTGGGCGCTTCCCCCTGTGCCATTCAGAACATCCAGTGAGCCCAAAGCACCAAGCCCAGCCCCGGGAGCAAAGGGAGAATCTCCCGGGGCAGCAGAGGGGCTATGATACACAGGGCGGGAGGGGGTCGTCAGACTCCCTCCAGTAGAGGACACCCAGCTCATTAAAGCCCTGCTCATTTAGCCAGCTACAGGCATCAGCCCACGCGGACAAGTGGTGGTGGCAAAAGGCGACGGGGATTTATTAACAGCGTGTAAAACAGAGCCAGGCACGGGGTGTATTACCCCCACCCACAGTCTCGGTCTCTGCGGAGGGAAAGCCGGGTCTCTCTCCACCCCCTCGCCGCCTGAGTCAGGGCAGTTATTGGCCCGAGGGGTTCACTCTCCTTTCTCTGCCCGGGTGAGGGCCTCTCGGAGCTCTTCAGGGCGGAAGACACCAAGCTCCGTGATGATGCCTCCAGTGATGAGCTCGTGCGGCGTGACGTCGAAAGCCGGGTTCCAAACACCAATCCCTTGGCAGGAGAAAAACAGAGACACCGTGAGCCACTCAGCAACGTGACATAAATATCCAACCAAGAATTCCCCCTTTGGCCCAAGATCGCTGCCTCCTCTTGCACCAAGACAGCCTGCTGGTCCACAATACTGTTCGGGGACGCGCCCCCACTGCAGTACCTGGCGCTGCGATCCTCACTCCATTGACGTCCGTCAGCTCCTGGCTTGGCCGCTCCTCAATCACGATTTCAGCCCCTTCTGCCAAGCTCAGGTCACATGAGGTGCTAGGGGCTGCCACGTAGAAGGGGATCCCATGATGCTTTGCAGCGATGGCCAGCTGGTAGGTGCCCACTTTGTTGGCGGTGTCGCCGTTGGCCACCACCCGGTCGGCTCCCACGACAACAGCTGGGCGACAGAATGCAACGTTTAAAGTCCTGGAGGGGCGATTCCCGTGCCACATGACCACCAAGGAGTCAGCATTGAGATGGCCACCTTAGTATTTGTGAGATCCTATCGCGgtcccctcctcccgccccctccctgctgctggtcAGCCTTGTGGCTGGCAGACCCCAATCCTCCCGCACCACCCAGGGACTGCACAGGGCCCCAACGAAGCAGTTCTATGGAGCACCCAGCATGATTCTCCAAGAGGCAGTGATGTCCAGGGGAAAGGACACCATGCTGGAAGAACACTGGGATTCTATTCCTGAAGCCATCacccctctctatgcctcagcgTGTCCACCCCCCTCATAGACGGGGGACAATGCTACTAATACACCGGACTTGTGTAAAGTGCTGTGAGCTCCGGGGATGAAGTGCCCTACGTGTGTCAGCCATGTGCCAGGCAGAGCTGGTGCTGGCTCCTGTAGGTGTCATGATGCTGGATGAGAGGGATCTACTGATGTATTGACTCCTGTGAGCGCACCCCAAAGACTCAATCAAGATGGGTCCCCATCGCACTGGGCACGGCCCAGACATCTCCCCTCTGACCGAGACCGGGGCACCATTGTGCGTGATGCTGCACAGGCCCCGGCCAAGATCGGGGCTTCATCCTGCCGCTTTGCAGGTGCCCGCCcttgactgagatcagggctctatCATGCCAGACTCCAAGATggcccctgccttgaagagctcacCCGCTGAACTCCACATCTCCTAACAAGGCCAGCTGGTGCCTGTGGCGGTGGGGTTCACTCACCCAACACGCCCTTCTCCTTCATGGCCACAGAGACCATGCTATCCGCAATGAGCGTGGCCGGGATGTGCTCGTACACCAGCTCGTAGGCCGTCAGCCGCGCCCCCTGGTTGTACGGCCGCGTCTCCGTGCAGTAGACGTGCTCCAGACAACCCAGGGCGTGCAAAGAGCGGATGACACCTGCAAGGCGAGAGGGGGATCATGAATGGTGAGGGCAAGGGGTTAGTGAGTTGGAGAGCGCGGGTTAGTGGTCACAGCAGGGTAGCAGGACCCCTTGGGTGAATTCCCCTGacctgggaggggaatggggtctagttCTCAAAACAaaggttgggagtcaggactcctgggttctactccctgGGTCTAAgtaggggggtggagggtggactagtggttaaagcagagggaactggaagtcaggactcctgggttctctggctCTGGGTGGGGTCTAGTGGTAAGACCCGACTCTACTTTGCAGTCCTGGCGGaaccccccctcttcccccaacccaATCTTTACAGGCAATGTGGCTCCCCCTGGTGTGGGCAGATTgcgccccctccagccccacataCCCAGCGCAGTGCCATAGCCGGCGGTGGCCAGGGAGCCGGTGTTGCAGTGGGTCAGCACCGTCACCTTGTCCTGCGGTGACGCCTGGAGCAGGTGGCGCGCCCCGTGCTCCCCGATGCTCCTGTTGTCCCGCAGATCTTTCTCTAGCATGGCCTCTGCCCACTGGATgacgctggggggtggggggaaggttagGGCACGGCTCCCTCGACcccggggaagggaaggggccgTGGGCCTGGCTCTCACCTCTCCCGCAGGCTCTCGGCTGTGGCCCCCTCACGCTGGGCCTCCTGGGAAGCAAAAGCCCCCAGCTCCTCGGCTGCCCGCGCCATGTTCACCGCCGTGGGGCGCGCGGTCACTAGGTAGCGGAGGGAGTCATGGATGAATGTCTCCAGGCCGGCCTTGCCCTGCCCCATGCCGGCCCCACCGTGCAGCTCCACCGCCAGGCTCAGGCACCCCACAATGGCAATGGCAGGGGCACCCCGCACCTGGGAGACAGGGGGCACTGTCAGGGTGGAGGGGGATCCCAGGACGCTGTGGGAAGCtttagggggtggggtggagaaatCCTGCAGGGGAGGAGCTGCCACCCCAGGTCAGAGCAATAGCCCAGTGAGGCCTGTCCCCAGGGCAGCCCAGACCCGGTCCCCACCCCATGTCTCCATGCCGAtatccagccctgggcccccctcTCCACGCCTCTATGCCCAGCCCTGCACCTCCCATCGCTCCCTCATATCCAGCCCAGACCCGGTCCCCACCCCATGTCTCCATGCCCAtatccagccctgggcccccctcTCCACGCCTCTatgcccagccctgcaccccccatccctcccttcatatccagccctgcccctgtgcccccCTCTCCACACCTCTatgcccagccctgcaccccccatcgCTCCCTCATATCCAGCCCTGACCCTGTGCCCCCCTGCTCCACACCCACCCACTCACTGTGCCCTGCCGCAGCTCGCCGCAGCTCTGAGCGCCCCTGTCTCCCCGGGGTGCCGCCCGCCAGCGCCCCGGGGTGCCGCCCCACCTGCATGGCGCGGATGGCCTCCCAGCCCTGGCGCACGCTGCCGATCTCCGCGTAGCAGCTGCGCTGGGGCAGCAGTAGCTGGTTGAGGACGCGCAGCGAGCCGCGGCGGTAGCGCAGTGCCTCCAGGCTCATGGCCCCGCCGGGAGGGACTCGGGACTCGGGCGCTGCCAGCCCGGGACGGCGctgggccacggggctccgccgAGGGGCTGGCTGGGTCCTAGCGCCGCCGCGTGCCGGGCTGGGCTCTGCCCCTGTGAAACCGGGATTAGAACCCGGCAGGGGGACCCGCGTAAAACCCCACGTGTCTGGCCAGCCCCTGCCCTAACCCCTAGACCCCCCTGAGCtagggggagaacccaggagtcctggctccccccccccccccccaaccactagaccccactgccctcccggagccagggagagaacccaggcccctgctctaaccactagattccCCACACTCCCACAgctagggagagaacccaggcgtcctggctcccaactcgggtgaccagacagcaaatgtgaaaaatcaggatggaggtggggggtaataggaacctatataagaaaaaagaccccaaaatcgggactgtccctataaaatcgggacatctggtcaccctactcccatcCCTCCAGTTCTAACCACTAGAtaccactctcctcccagagctagggagagaacccagcagtcctgagcagccccagctctaaccactagaccccactagCCTCCCAGAgttagggatagaacccaggcatcctagCACACCCACAGTAACCACTAGACCCGcctgccctcccagagctagggttgccaacactccAGGATTGTCCTGTAGTTTCCAGgaactaaaaattaatctttaattaaagattagttcatatgatgaaacctccaggcaTACATCCAACCCAAACTGACAACCCTAGATAGAAGCCAAGAGCTGACCTCTCCCCCACTGCTCTCCCTGAGctggggaatagaacccaggggtcctgactcccgaCCCCAATCCACTGACCATGCTATCTCTAGAACCTAGTGGACATAAGactggccacactgggtcagaccaatgctccatcgAGCTCAGGATCCCCCGACAGTGGCtggagccagatgcttcagatggaacgaacagaacagggtaattattgaGTGAGCCagcctgtcgtccagtcccagcttctgacaatcagaacacccagagcatggggctgtgtccctgcctaccttggctaatagccactgagggacctaccctccatgaacttatctagttcttttttgatcccagttatacttttgaccttcacatatcacatggcaaggagttccacaggttgactgtgcattgtgtgacaaAAGCACAGccttaggtttgttttaaacttgttgcctatggatttcactgggtgaccccccGTTCTTGAGTTaggtgaagaggtaaataatacttccttagtcactttctccaccccaatCATGATTCTGCAGACCTTTTCTATCCCCCACCccatcatcccccccccccatccccgctgTTATAAAAGGTGCCTTCTAAAGTGTATTCCCTTTCCCAGATAGGAATAATTACACTGGAATAACACTGTCAaccccgggggagggggcggtgtaCCAGTTTTAACTAGCCTAGTGTCGTTAAAACTTGGTACAATCTGTGTGTGTTtggacaaggccttagtctcatTGAACATCAATGGGGCAAGTTCTACAGTTTTAATGATCTCACTAGAGAAATGGCAGTCCTGGCAGACAGTCCCATAAACCAGACCTGAGGGGCTAGGGCAGTTCTGAAAACGGGACGCAGGTTCTCCCGTGTTTGAAAATGTCACCTGTAGACAAGTCCCTTGGCAGCCCTGCATTTAGCAGGTTTAATATAGCAGCAGCTTGCGAGGGTTTCCATTTCAGTGATTCCCTTCCCTGTGAAGTCCCAGCTAACTGGTTTCCTCTCCTGCCGTTCTTCAGTCTTGTTGCTATGAAGCAGGAGAGACACCAAGGTTCATCACAACCAGCCGGGTGTGTGCTGTCAGCGAACCATACGGTTAATCAGCTGGGGCCAGCATTTAATGGAGGCTTATTTTAGTCTGTCCTTTACTATATACAGAGGACTAATGGAGCAGATACAGGGGACGAGGGGAGGGGCAGATGTGAATCCACAGTAGAGGAGGCTGCCTGCGATCCTGGGGGGGAGGAATGTCATATACACGGGGTACAGGCTCTGCCTTTCCAGAGTCACACCAGGAAGGGTATCAACAGCGCTGATACGGGGTGTTTGAAGGCCTGTCTCGCTGGGAGCGCTGTGGAGAAGGCAGGATCACCGCTGTGGCGTGGAGGAGCAGGAGTTCTTGCTGGGTCTATGTCTTAGAGTCATTGAAACAATGCGGGCCCCCTAAGTCCAGCCctacggggcggggggggtgtcaGTTCACTTCAGAATCAGAGCTGGAGTTCGAATAGTCTGCCACGAGAGAGGAGCTGAGGCTGGcggagcaggaggtgctggcagTGCCCTCCGCAGGGAGGACGTCGCCGTTGGCCATGGGGGAGCTCTGCTGGGGCGTCCCATGAGCTGCGCTGTCGCGGCTCTGCCCGCCAGGTTGTGCCCCGTGCTCCATGCTCTCTCCCGGGCTGCGCAGGCTCTCGGGCCCCTCCCTGGATTTGCGGCGCACAATGCCCAGGTGGCCGATTGTGATGTGTGAGCCGCCAGTGAGCGCCTTCGGGGGCACGGCTTTCCCGGCAAGCCCCAGCTTCTTAAGCGTGTCGGTGGCTTTGCCAGCTGGAGCCTGAGCCGGGGGGAACCAGGAGCGGCCAGAGATCTCGGTTCGCTTCAGCTTCTGTTTGTCCTCATAAgctggaaggagagggaggggcagcagggtagTGACGAGCAGCCAGAGGGCACCTGAAAGCTTCAATGTCATTGGGAGCATTGGCTCAGGGCTCCTGCCTTGGGACCAGCACACGCTGATCTATGGGGCTCATAGACCCCCCGACCTGAATGCCACTCCCCTCAGAGCCCACCCCCAATCACACCTCAGTGAGCAGcaaagccaggactagaacccaggagtcctggctcccactccctcccccaacgctgggaatagaacccaggagtcctgctctaaccactagaccctaccCCTCCAAAGCcagaactagaacccaggagtcctggctcccccggTTTGTTCATCCCCCATGTAAATCACATCCAACTGACTACGGTTGGTACGGTCAGTGGGGACCGTAACCCTACGCTGCCCACATTCCTCAGGCCAAGACAAGGCCCGGAATCCCTCTGTGCACAGGGCCCCCCAGAAGACCCGAGGCagcccccacccacagccccagaAGGCAGCACGTACAGTCCAGGCTGTGGTACTTGAGCAGAGCTGCCAGGCGCCGGTCCTCCTCCGTCTCCTGCACCAGAGGGATGCTCAGGTTGGCCTTGGTCTGCAGAGCCagatccttctcctcttcctcctggagAATCTTCTTCTCCTCCTAAACAGGGGAAGGACAGGACGGTGAGAGAAAGGGCCCAGCCAGCAGCATCTATGGTAAGCCATTGAAGCTCAGCCGTGGTGTAAGGAGAGGGggtaaatcccattggcttcagcagagctGTGCCTGCTTACGCCAGGGTTAGACTTGGCCCCTGATCTAGTGCCCACGAGACTGATGCTGCAAGGACTGTCCAGGACAGAGAATCATGGAGACACATCACTGAACTGCCACAATGTCTAGGGCAAAGGGCAGTCTCAGCAagtccttcctccagcccagcaccacccccagcaccttCCATCCACAGATCGTCAAGCACTGTATAAAGGAgctcaatatcattatccccattttacagatgaggaaactgaggaacgGGGAGGGGACCtgtccaagatcacccagcagagcccaggtctcccaagtccccgTCCTGTGCTCCATCCATGAGGTCACGCTGCCTCCCAAAAGGCCAGGAGGGTCCTAGCTAGGAGCAATGCGCAATCCACATGGCTCAGTCCCCGCTCACCCTGAACTTTCTGCGCAGCATGCTGTTGATGGCGAAGTCGTCCTTCCAGGCACTCTGGGCCTCCTGGATGTTGGACAAGGTGGGGATGGTTCTCTGCAGCTTGCTCTGGTCCACGGTGCCATGCTCTAGCCGGTACATGGCATCTGTCTCCAGCTTCTTCTTCTCCTCGTGTTCTGGAGGCAGAGGGACAGACACACGGACTCACCGGTGGGGTCTGTCCGCCCAGGCGCTGGAAGGAGCAGGGcctgctgctccctgggctcACCTGTGGTCAGGATCTGCTCGTTGTCCTGCATATCCCAGCGTTCCTCCTTGCGCTGGGCCCCGCTCACGATGACGTAGTCACAGTTCGCCGGGTCCGTCTGCATCTCGATGTAATTAACACACAGGTGGCACTTCATCCGAAACCTGGCATCCAAGGGGACAGGCTGGGGTCACGGCTGGGGGGTTATTTCCTGGCCACCTCCTTGAAGCCCCAGCCAGACTCCAGCTCTCCGGCCTTTGTGCCTGTCCCCTGCTAGAGGGATCTTACGCCGGCTCCTGAAGTCTTTGGCACGTGGTCCCATCAGAGACAGACACCTACTTCGCCTCTCAGTATTATCCACCCGgtagatgtgtgtgtgtagggggggaaaATCgagcatgggagggggagagagagcaaggACCCATCCAATTGAGTGGCAAAGCCGGGAATCATctccccccactctaaccactagaccc
Proteins encoded in this region:
- the CCDC130 gene encoding coiled-coil domain-containing protein 130 codes for the protein MGERKGVNKYYPPDFDPAKHVSLNKYRNSHPLRERARKLSQGILIIRFEMPYNIWCDGCKNHIGMGVRYNAEKKKVGNYYTTPIYRFRMKCHLCVNYIEMQTDPANCDYVIVSGAQRKEERWDMQDNEQILTTEHEEKKKLETDAMYRLEHGTVDQSKLQRTIPTLSNIQEAQSAWKDDFAINSMLRRKFREEKKILQEEEEKDLALQTKANLSIPLVQETEEDRRLAALLKYHSLDSYEDKQKLKRTEISGRSWFPPAQAPAGKATDTLKKLGLAGKAVPPKALTGGSHITIGHLGIVRRKSREGPESLRSPGESMEHGAQPGGQSRDSAAHGTPQQSSPMANGDVLPAEGTASTSCSASLSSSLVADYSNSSSDSEVN
- the C16H19orf53 gene encoding leydig cell tumor 10 kDa protein homolog isoform X1; this encodes MACLSVPRHAPEVTFLPPRCIPACPGALPAVEAASWLRGSRSSRPRSWAGGRRRRPPRGSGDPGRETLEVGIRKKIEHEVMMKASTSMAKKLTVLKAPEKGAKKKGQSSKSPL
- the C16H19orf53 gene encoding leydig cell tumor 10 kDa protein homolog isoform X2; amino-acid sequence: MAQGKQKFQAQKLGGGKKAAAPQGVRGPRKGGRIIAPKKARVIQQQKLKKTLEVGIRKKIEHEVMMKASTSMAKKLTVLKAPEKGAKKKGQSSKSPL
- the MRI1 gene encoding methylthioribose-1-phosphate isomerase; amino-acid sequence: MSLEALRYRRGSLRVLNQLLLPQRSCYAEIGSVRQGWEAIRAMQVRGAPAIAIVGCLSLAVELHGGAGMGQGKAGLETFIHDSLRYLVTARPTAVNMARAAEELGAFASQEAQREGATAESLRESVIQWAEAMLEKDLRDNRSIGEHGARHLLQASPQDKVTVLTHCNTGSLATAGYGTALGVIRSLHALGCLEHVYCTETRPYNQGARLTAYELVYEHIPATLIADSMVSVAMKEKGVLAVVVGADRVVANGDTANKVGTYQLAIAAKHHGIPFYVAAPSTSCDLSLAEGAEIVIEERPSQELTDVNGVRIAAPGIGVWNPAFDVTPHELITGGIITELGVFRPEELREALTRAEKGE